A single region of the Hylaeus volcanicus isolate JK05 chromosome 5, UHH_iyHylVolc1.0_haploid, whole genome shotgun sequence genome encodes:
- the LOC128877006 gene encoding protein borderless isoform X2 — MTSTRIHQMLIVFFYYQAFTQSLILEEEKEPNYLSAGVGEYAVFNCDLDFPHETPIPYILQWNRDGRTIFSWYNGHPTVGLGFEGRVHLLEDAASRGYGQGSINLTNIRESDQGWYECRVIFPNRTPNSRNNGTWFHLGIDGETLLAVPPVNKTVMEGESVSFDCVSKGEKSVVNWFREGTEISQIEDLKRRATIAKDGTLVINSAAMRDPGEYTCVVTGETGEQQSASAFLNVQFKAKVIYAPREVYLPYGKPALLDCHFRANPPLTNLRWEKDGFLFDPYNVQGVFYRKNGSLSFTKVDETHSGSYTCTPYNELGTEGPSPTISVIVQRPPIFTVTPQHLYIKKLGETLEIPCDARDGDQAHRPSIVWYKDGSPVPPDRTIIIGGNLTIDRIQEQDRGLYQCAASNEAATVVADAELIILNVPPRAPYNLSANSSNNAVTLTWVPGFVRPKTEYSVWYRPTDTSEWRTMKILSRKITEATVNNLNAGREYEFMVLSQDKHGDGMFSKTLRIFTQPHMIDENSASEYRSPPDEKTGPPLNVRVQATVEGYLVTWDPPSYGKDQVRLYAVRWFRGPSERLYGRAETTDTYYLVKTLEEESYYTFEVAAVSITDDTVTSERVSLEVPAYRRNRAISMGIVAGIGFLAAALAAIWWARKRFCQSSNQK, encoded by the exons ATGACCTCGACGAGGATCCATCAGATGCTGATCGTCTTCTTTTACTATCAAG cttTCACTCAAAGCTTGATACTAGAAGAAGAGAAGGAACCGAATTATCTGAGCGCAGGGGTAGGCGAGTACGCGGTATTCAATTGCGATTTGGACTTCCCGCACGAGACCCCGATCCCATACATTCTTCAGTGGAACCGTGAC GGTCGAACGATCTTCTCATGGTACAACGGGCATCCGACCGTGGGTCTGGGGTTCGAGGGTCGCGTGCACCTCCTGGAGGACGCCGCGAGCCGTGGCTACGGCCAGGGCAGCATAAACCTGACGAACATACGCGAAAGCGACCAGGGATGGTACGAGTGCCGCGTCATCTTTCCGAACAGGACACCCAATTCCAGGAACAATGGAACCTGGTTCCACCTCGGTATAGATG GTGAGACGTTGCTGGCGGTCCCGCCTGTCAACAAGACTGTCATGGAGGGTGAATCGGTCAGTTTCGACTGCGTCTCCAAAGGGGAGAAGTCCGTTGTAAACTGGTTCCGCGAGGGCACTGAAATCTCTCAAATAGAG GATTTGAAGAGAAGAGCGACCATCGCCAAAGATGGAACGTTGGTCATTAACTCAGCCGCCATGAGGGACCCTGGGGAGTACACCTGCGTAGTAACAGGTGAAACGGGGGAACAACAGAGTGCCTCGGCCTTTCTCAACGTACAGT TTAAGGCAAAGGTTATTTACGCCCCCCGAGAAGTCTACCTTCCGTACGGAAAGCCAGCCCTCCTGGACTGTCACTTCAGGGCGAATCCTCCCCTGACGAACCTGCGTTGGGAGAAGGACGGATTTCTCTTCGACCCGTACAACGTCCAAGGCGTATTCTACAGGAAAAACGGTTCCCTGTCGTTCACCAAAGTGGACGAGACTCATTCTGGAAGCTACACTTGCACGCCGTACAACGAATTGGGTACTGAAGGTCCTAGTCCTACGATCTCGGTG ATCGTTCAGAGGCCGCCGATATTCACAGTGACGCCGCAGCATTTGTATATAAAGAAGCTAGGCGAGACGTTGGAGATCCCCTGCGACGCCAGGGACGGGGACCAAGCGCATCGACCTTCGATCGTATGGTACAAG GATGGTTCACCGGTGCCGCCCGACAGGACCATCATAATCGGTGGCAATTTAACAATCGACAGAATCCAAGAGCAAGATAGAGGCCTGTATCAGTGCGCGGCTAGTAACGAAGCCGCGACAGTGGTCGCAGACGCTGAATTGATTATCCTGAACGTTCCACCGAGAGCGCCCTACAACTTGAGCGCCAACAGTAGCAACAACGCCGTGACCTTGACCTGGGTGCCTGGATTCGTTAGGCCTAAAACGGAGTACTCCGTCTG GTACAGACCAACAGACACTTCGGAATGGAGAACTATGAAAATCCTGTCGAGGAAAATAACAGAAGCGACCGTGAACAACCTAAACGCAGGAAGGGAGTACGAGTTCATGGTGCTCAGCCAGGACAAGCACGGTGACGGAATGTTTAGTAAAACGCTGCGGATCTTCACTCAGCCAC ACATGATTGACGAGAACTCAGCGTCGGAGTACCGTAGCCCACCAG ATGAGAAAACGGGACCACCCCTGAACGTCAGGGTGCAAGCTACCGTGGAAGGTTATTTAGTCACCTGGGATCCCCCTTCGTATGGAAAGGATCAAGTGAGACTGTACGCTGTTAGATGGTTCAGAGGTCCGTCTGAACGACTGTATGGCAGAGCGGAAACGACTGACACTTACTATCTAG TAAAAACCCTGGAAGAAGAGAGTTACTACACGTTCGAGGTAGCGGCGGTATCGATCACGGACGACACGGTGACCAGCGAGAGGGTGAGCCTGGAGGTTCCAGCGTATCGCAGGAACAGGGCAATTTCCATGGGAATCGTGGCTGGAATCGGGTTCCTGGCGGCTGCCTTGGCCGCTATATGGTGGGCGAGGAAACGCTTCTGTCAATCGTCGAACCAGAAGTAG
- the LOC128876698 gene encoding arrestin domain-containing protein 17-like: MPSLNTFRVVFDRPGATYVAGEAVTGTIVVDTIKEKNVRGLYFSAKGEARVRWTERTNENNRINEQTYTNSQNYFNFRFNILSAPTDDSRVRIPVGYHEHPFQFQLPNSIPSSFEHKYGYIRYTVKAVIDRPWKFDHECKAAFTVVSNLNLNSYRERCLGIDDEAQKNFYQCCCYDVGSLNMHIRVPSTGYVPGQSIITTIDYTNSSNSVEVTRFTTKLVRELKFHASFGKTKKEFADVQSNKYSGPFSNVGQVFLELRIPPVPPSSLEHCSIIDLIYYLKVVVHISGAHFKLTRNYQVLIGTVPLFCPPTAPSYSEVNIQGNEAPNPVAGPSSSGLPNAPRQPLGFIMPTQGGSSSINWQIPPPSYEECMSGAENIRDHDESDFVHGADTPFAPKYPVFDYPTPTIQAK; this comes from the exons ATGCCATCGTTGAACACGTTCCGCGTGGTTTTTGATAGACCGGGTGCCACGTACGTGGCTGGTGAAGCAGTCACAGGGACCATCGTCGTGGATACTATAAAGGAAAAGAACGTCAGAG GACTGTATTTCTCTGCCAAGGGCGAAGCCCGTGTGCGATGGACGGAAAGGACGAATGAAAACAATCGCATCAACGAGCAAACGTATACCAACTCACAGAACTACTTCAACTTCCGGTTCAACATACTGAGCGCTCCTACTG ACGATTCGCGTGTGCGTATTCCCGTGGGATACCACGAGCACCCCTTCCAATTCCAGCTGCCCAACAGCATCCCATCCAGCTTCGAGCACAAGTATGGGTACATAAGGTACACGGTGAAAGCTGTGATCGACAGACCATGGAAATTCGATCACGAGTGCAAAGCTGCGTTCACCGTGGTctcgaatttgaatttgaactCGTACCGAGAGAGATGC TTGGGAATCGATGACGAGGCTCAGAAAAATTTTTACCAATGCTGTTGCTACGATGTGGGCTCCTTGAACATGCACATCAGAGTTCCATCCACTGGGTACGTTCCAGGACAGTCGATAATCACGACGATTGACTACACCAACTCCTCGAACAGCGTCGAGGTAACGCGGTTCACCACAAAATTAGTACGA GAACTTAAATTCCACGCGTCTTTtggtaaaacaaagaaagaatttgCCGACGTGCAAAGTAACAAGTACTCAGGACCATTTTCCAATGTGGGTCAAGTTTTTCTGGAGCTGCGAATACCGCCAGTACCACCGTCCAGCCTGGAGCACTGCAGCATTATAGACTTGATTTACTATCTCAAAGTCGTCGTCCACATTTCCGGAGC GCACTTCAAGCTTACCAGAAATTATCAAGTCCTAATAGGAACAGTGCCATTATTCTGTCCACCCACTGCCCCGTCCTATAGCGAAGTAAATATACAAGGAAATGAAGCGCCTAATCCAGTAGCTGGACCATCGAGCAGTGGTTTGCCTAATGCACCACGACAACCCCTTGGTTTCATTATGCCAACCCAGGGTGGCAGCTCCTCCATCAACTGGCAAATAC CGCCGCCATCCTACGAGGAATGCATGTCAGGGGCTGAGAACATCAGGGACCACGATGAATCGGACTTCGTGCATGGTGCAGACACCCCATTCGCGCCTAAATACCCTGTGTTCGACTATCCAACGCCAA CCATACAGGCTAAATAA
- the LOC128877006 gene encoding protein borderless isoform X1: MTSTRIHQMLIVFFYYQAFTQSLILEEEKEPNYLSAGVGEYAVFNCDLDFPHETPIPYILQWNRDGRTIFSWYNGHPTVGLGFEGRVHLLEDAASRGYGQGSINLTNIRESDQGWYECRVIFPNRTPNSRNNGTWFHLGIDGASPFPTSVLGETLLAVPPVNKTVMEGESVSFDCVSKGEKSVVNWFREGTEISQIEDLKRRATIAKDGTLVINSAAMRDPGEYTCVVTGETGEQQSASAFLNVQFKAKVIYAPREVYLPYGKPALLDCHFRANPPLTNLRWEKDGFLFDPYNVQGVFYRKNGSLSFTKVDETHSGSYTCTPYNELGTEGPSPTISVIVQRPPIFTVTPQHLYIKKLGETLEIPCDARDGDQAHRPSIVWYKDGSPVPPDRTIIIGGNLTIDRIQEQDRGLYQCAASNEAATVVADAELIILNVPPRAPYNLSANSSNNAVTLTWVPGFVRPKTEYSVWYRPTDTSEWRTMKILSRKITEATVNNLNAGREYEFMVLSQDKHGDGMFSKTLRIFTQPHMIDENSASEYRSPPDEKTGPPLNVRVQATVEGYLVTWDPPSYGKDQVRLYAVRWFRGPSERLYGRAETTDTYYLVKTLEEESYYTFEVAAVSITDDTVTSERVSLEVPAYRRNRAISMGIVAGIGFLAAALAAIWWARKRFCQSSNQK; this comes from the exons ATGACCTCGACGAGGATCCATCAGATGCTGATCGTCTTCTTTTACTATCAAG cttTCACTCAAAGCTTGATACTAGAAGAAGAGAAGGAACCGAATTATCTGAGCGCAGGGGTAGGCGAGTACGCGGTATTCAATTGCGATTTGGACTTCCCGCACGAGACCCCGATCCCATACATTCTTCAGTGGAACCGTGAC GGTCGAACGATCTTCTCATGGTACAACGGGCATCCGACCGTGGGTCTGGGGTTCGAGGGTCGCGTGCACCTCCTGGAGGACGCCGCGAGCCGTGGCTACGGCCAGGGCAGCATAAACCTGACGAACATACGCGAAAGCGACCAGGGATGGTACGAGTGCCGCGTCATCTTTCCGAACAGGACACCCAATTCCAGGAACAATGGAACCTGGTTCCACCTCGGTATAGATG GTGCGTCGCCGTTCCCGACGTCTGTTCTAGGTGAGACGTTGCTGGCGGTCCCGCCTGTCAACAAGACTGTCATGGAGGGTGAATCGGTCAGTTTCGACTGCGTCTCCAAAGGGGAGAAGTCCGTTGTAAACTGGTTCCGCGAGGGCACTGAAATCTCTCAAATAGAG GATTTGAAGAGAAGAGCGACCATCGCCAAAGATGGAACGTTGGTCATTAACTCAGCCGCCATGAGGGACCCTGGGGAGTACACCTGCGTAGTAACAGGTGAAACGGGGGAACAACAGAGTGCCTCGGCCTTTCTCAACGTACAGT TTAAGGCAAAGGTTATTTACGCCCCCCGAGAAGTCTACCTTCCGTACGGAAAGCCAGCCCTCCTGGACTGTCACTTCAGGGCGAATCCTCCCCTGACGAACCTGCGTTGGGAGAAGGACGGATTTCTCTTCGACCCGTACAACGTCCAAGGCGTATTCTACAGGAAAAACGGTTCCCTGTCGTTCACCAAAGTGGACGAGACTCATTCTGGAAGCTACACTTGCACGCCGTACAACGAATTGGGTACTGAAGGTCCTAGTCCTACGATCTCGGTG ATCGTTCAGAGGCCGCCGATATTCACAGTGACGCCGCAGCATTTGTATATAAAGAAGCTAGGCGAGACGTTGGAGATCCCCTGCGACGCCAGGGACGGGGACCAAGCGCATCGACCTTCGATCGTATGGTACAAG GATGGTTCACCGGTGCCGCCCGACAGGACCATCATAATCGGTGGCAATTTAACAATCGACAGAATCCAAGAGCAAGATAGAGGCCTGTATCAGTGCGCGGCTAGTAACGAAGCCGCGACAGTGGTCGCAGACGCTGAATTGATTATCCTGAACGTTCCACCGAGAGCGCCCTACAACTTGAGCGCCAACAGTAGCAACAACGCCGTGACCTTGACCTGGGTGCCTGGATTCGTTAGGCCTAAAACGGAGTACTCCGTCTG GTACAGACCAACAGACACTTCGGAATGGAGAACTATGAAAATCCTGTCGAGGAAAATAACAGAAGCGACCGTGAACAACCTAAACGCAGGAAGGGAGTACGAGTTCATGGTGCTCAGCCAGGACAAGCACGGTGACGGAATGTTTAGTAAAACGCTGCGGATCTTCACTCAGCCAC ACATGATTGACGAGAACTCAGCGTCGGAGTACCGTAGCCCACCAG ATGAGAAAACGGGACCACCCCTGAACGTCAGGGTGCAAGCTACCGTGGAAGGTTATTTAGTCACCTGGGATCCCCCTTCGTATGGAAAGGATCAAGTGAGACTGTACGCTGTTAGATGGTTCAGAGGTCCGTCTGAACGACTGTATGGCAGAGCGGAAACGACTGACACTTACTATCTAG TAAAAACCCTGGAAGAAGAGAGTTACTACACGTTCGAGGTAGCGGCGGTATCGATCACGGACGACACGGTGACCAGCGAGAGGGTGAGCCTGGAGGTTCCAGCGTATCGCAGGAACAGGGCAATTTCCATGGGAATCGTGGCTGGAATCGGGTTCCTGGCGGCTGCCTTGGCCGCTATATGGTGGGCGAGGAAACGCTTCTGTCAATCGTCGAACCAGAAGTAG
- the LOC128877007 gene encoding venom serine protease Bi-VSP-like isoform X1 — protein sequence MLCMGLALIALLQPLVHVVSAQVAGYTCTTPNSEPGMCLNIRNCEPLLALLQRDGLAAGDFLRRSLCSDQNGQPIVCCPVNNVNPSRDSKEIQQNVYTPLEPPHCGFSNISHARVVGGEPSKLGAWPWIAALGYRSVKNPSIPRWLCGGSLISARHILTAAHCATRDDLYIVRIGDLNIVRDDDGASPVDIEVERKIVHPGYTASPKVTNDIAVLRLVQDVQFTNLIYPVCLPVNEPLRSNSFYRYYPFIAGWGAIGTKGPASEELLEAQVPVVGNDACRQAYSRFASAVIDDRVLCAGYAQGGKDACQGDSGGPLMLPQQVVNFYQIGVVSYGFKCAEPGYPGVYTRVTAHLDFIIASMQ from the exons ATGTTGTGCATGGGTTTGGCGTTAATTGCCCTGTTGCAACCACTGGTGCACGTGGTGTCTGCTCAAG TTGCAGGCTACACTTGCACCACTCCGAACTCCGAACCTGGGATGTGTCTCAACATCAGAAACTGTGAACCGTTGCTGGCGCTCCTGCAACGCGATGGTCTCGCTGCAGGCGACTTCCTGAGACGATCGCTATGCTCGGATCAGAATGGACAGCCTATAGTGTGCTGTCCTGTGAACAACGTGAATCCTTCGAGAGATAGCAAGGAGATTCAGCAAAATGTGTATACTCCCTTGGAGCCACCACACTGTGGTTTCAGCAACATTAGTCATGCTAGAGTGGTGGGTGGCGAACCATCGAAACTAG GTGCTTGGCCGTGGATCGCAGCGTTGGGTTATCGCAGCGTCAAAAACCCCTCGATACCAAGATGGCTGTGCGGGGGTTCCCTGATATCGGCGAGGCACATTCTGACAGCCGCTCACTGTGCCACGCGTGACGATTTGTATATAGTACGCATCGGTGATTTGAATATAGTGCGCGACGACGATGGAGCGAGTCCTGTCGATATCGAGGTCGAACGGAAGATCGTGCATCCTGGATACACCGCCTCGCCGAAGGTAACGAACGATATCGCTGTCCTTCGACTGGTGCAAGATGTACAGTTTACGA ATCTCATCTACCCCGTTTGTCTCCCAGTGAACGAGCCCCTTCGAAGCAACAGTTTCTACAGATATTACCCCTTCATCGCCGGATGGGGAGCGATAGGAACCA AGGGACCAGCCAGTGAGGAGCTCTTAGAGGCGCAAGTGCCTGTGGTTGGAAACGATGCTTGTCGACAGGCTTACTCAAGGTTTGCTAGTGCGGTGATCGATGATCGAGTATTGTGCGCTGGGTACGCCCAGGGAGGAAAGGATGCTTGCCAG GGTGATAGTGGAGGGCCTCTGATGTTGCCTCAGCAAGTCGTCAACTTCTATCAGATCGGGGTTGTATCTTACGGTTTCAAATGCGCCGAGCCTGGCTACCCAGGTGTCTACACCAGAGTCACCGCGCACCTCGATTTCATTATTGCATCGATGCAATAA
- the LOC128877007 gene encoding venom serine protease Bi-VSP-like isoform X2: MLCMGLALIALLQPLVHVVSAQGYTCTTPNSEPGMCLNIRNCEPLLALLQRDGLAAGDFLRRSLCSDQNGQPIVCCPVNNVNPSRDSKEIQQNVYTPLEPPHCGFSNISHARVVGGEPSKLGAWPWIAALGYRSVKNPSIPRWLCGGSLISARHILTAAHCATRDDLYIVRIGDLNIVRDDDGASPVDIEVERKIVHPGYTASPKVTNDIAVLRLVQDVQFTNLIYPVCLPVNEPLRSNSFYRYYPFIAGWGAIGTKGPASEELLEAQVPVVGNDACRQAYSRFASAVIDDRVLCAGYAQGGKDACQGDSGGPLMLPQQVVNFYQIGVVSYGFKCAEPGYPGVYTRVTAHLDFIIASMQ, translated from the exons ATGTTGTGCATGGGTTTGGCGTTAATTGCCCTGTTGCAACCACTGGTGCACGTGGTGTCTGCTCAAG GCTACACTTGCACCACTCCGAACTCCGAACCTGGGATGTGTCTCAACATCAGAAACTGTGAACCGTTGCTGGCGCTCCTGCAACGCGATGGTCTCGCTGCAGGCGACTTCCTGAGACGATCGCTATGCTCGGATCAGAATGGACAGCCTATAGTGTGCTGTCCTGTGAACAACGTGAATCCTTCGAGAGATAGCAAGGAGATTCAGCAAAATGTGTATACTCCCTTGGAGCCACCACACTGTGGTTTCAGCAACATTAGTCATGCTAGAGTGGTGGGTGGCGAACCATCGAAACTAG GTGCTTGGCCGTGGATCGCAGCGTTGGGTTATCGCAGCGTCAAAAACCCCTCGATACCAAGATGGCTGTGCGGGGGTTCCCTGATATCGGCGAGGCACATTCTGACAGCCGCTCACTGTGCCACGCGTGACGATTTGTATATAGTACGCATCGGTGATTTGAATATAGTGCGCGACGACGATGGAGCGAGTCCTGTCGATATCGAGGTCGAACGGAAGATCGTGCATCCTGGATACACCGCCTCGCCGAAGGTAACGAACGATATCGCTGTCCTTCGACTGGTGCAAGATGTACAGTTTACGA ATCTCATCTACCCCGTTTGTCTCCCAGTGAACGAGCCCCTTCGAAGCAACAGTTTCTACAGATATTACCCCTTCATCGCCGGATGGGGAGCGATAGGAACCA AGGGACCAGCCAGTGAGGAGCTCTTAGAGGCGCAAGTGCCTGTGGTTGGAAACGATGCTTGTCGACAGGCTTACTCAAGGTTTGCTAGTGCGGTGATCGATGATCGAGTATTGTGCGCTGGGTACGCCCAGGGAGGAAAGGATGCTTGCCAG GGTGATAGTGGAGGGCCTCTGATGTTGCCTCAGCAAGTCGTCAACTTCTATCAGATCGGGGTTGTATCTTACGGTTTCAAATGCGCCGAGCCTGGCTACCCAGGTGTCTACACCAGAGTCACCGCGCACCTCGATTTCATTATTGCATCGATGCAATAA